The Oharaeibacter diazotrophicus genomic interval CTTGTGGAGATGGATCAAGGGGCCGCAGTTGCGCATCTCGACTGCCATGCAGCCTTTCAACAGCGATGAACCGACGAACTCGCCTCGCCATCCGGGATTGAAAGGCGCCGCAACCGACCAACTTGACGAAGCGAAAAACGGCGCGAACATAGGTTGCGACGCACAGCCTTGCTACCGGGGCTTAGCATGAAGTTTGGGCTTCGAAAGCCTAGCCTAAAAAAGCGTATCGCGGCCCGCACCTCCGTGAAGCGGGTAATTCGGCACAACCTTGGCCTGAAGGCACCCAAGGGCTGGGCGTGGGTCACGAACCCGAAAAGGGCGGCATACAATCGGGTCTATAACCGGACCACGCGGGGTATGGGTTGCGCAATCTGGCTGGCGGTGTTCTTGGGGCTGGGCGCGTATGCATTCCACGGGCCTTTAGCCTGAAGATTTGGAAATAACCTTAACTTCAAAGCCGTTTCGACTATCTAGGTTGCTTTGATCCAGTTTATTGGTTCTCGTATATCCAGACAAAACTACTGTGATGTCTCAGTTAATCATACAAACTCTCCGACGAACTCGCAAGGGGGGGCTTATGCTACGGGCTGTCATAGCTCCTCTTGTGGTGGTTGCCACAAGCGGCGTCGCTTCCGCGTTTGATCTTAAGGTCGCCACCTGGAACCTCGGCTGGCACGTCTCAAAGGCGGAAGCCGCGGACTGGATCGCCCGATGCGACGCTCCATTCGAGGAGGGTCCCGACGGCATCTGGCGGCCTGCTTCCACGGGAACACCGGGTTGGGCGCTCAAGTGGGGCCGCGACGCCCGCATCGAATGGGCCATCTCCGCCCGGCCACCGTGCGATGTCTACAAGGACGGTTCGTTTGACACCGTTGCGGTGACCACCGCCGCCTACGACAAGCGGGCGGTGCAGATTGCCTCGATCATCAAGGACGGCATCGATCCAGATGTGATCGCCTTCCAGGAGGTCAGCGGCGCGGGAGCAATCCGCGAGGTTCTTCCCGGCGACGACGGCGATTGGAACGTCTGTTCCTTCAGCGGCTACAAGGTCCAGCGTCTTGGTTTCGCTTGGCGGAAGTCGCTCGGCGATGCCGTGGAGACCTGCGAGCCGGACGATGCCTTGAGCCTTCCCGAAGTGCCGGACAAGGACCGTGTCCGGCCGGGGTTGTCATTGGGCCTGAAAGTCGACGGCAAGCTTGTTCGCTTCCTGTCCGTGCACCTGAAGTCGTCCTGCGTGTCGCCTCTCGGGGCCGAAGGTCCCGATGGCCGGGGTGCCTTGGCCGGACAGGATCCAGCCTGTCAGGTCCTCCAGCAACAAGTCGCGCCCCTGGAAGCCTGGATCGAGAGGAAGGCGGCCGGCGCTGCTGCCATCGTAGTCTTGGGCGACTTCAACAGGAACCTGCCGCACGAGATTGCGGCGGGCGACCAAGTTCGGTCTGACGGTTCTGACCCAGCTTCGCCGCACCCGTCAGGGGTCAAGGTGGCGAGCCGAATCGGGGAGGTCGACGACGGCGAACCCGCCGCAGCCGACCTGACCCTTCTTGAGGCCCACTGCCCAGTGACGCCAGATGCAGAGGCCGCGTGCGCCCGCCTGAAGACCGCGAAGTCGAGGGATGACGAGGCAATCTTGCGCCGCTGGGAAAACCTGGGTTGCCGAAACCCGATTGGCCTCGACCATATCCTAGTCGGCTCCGGTGTCTTGTCCGACGGCGCCAACAAGGTTCCGCTCGGTAAGCGCGGGCGCAGCCTTCCTGCGGACCAAAACCATCTGGATCCTCTGTTGGCGGTGTCGGACCACTGCCCGTTAAGGGCGGTCGTCAGGTTTTGAGGGCGTCGGGTGAAACGCCCGATGCCCTCGGAAGCAAAGAAGCCATCAGGCCATGTTCCCCATGCGTCTCAGGATCTCCGTTCGCGCCACATCAAGAAGGCCAGCATTGGTCTTCGTCGACAGTGCCGCCTTTTCCTTGCGGCCGAGGAAGTAAGCGATGCGCTCGCCGTTGGCACCGGAAGGATGGGGAAGACCGTCGAGTACCCTTCTGCCGTCGAGCGCCTTGCGGTCGACCAGCATCTGCACGGCCGAGGTGGCGGCCGGGCCAAGAGGAACCCACACGGCCCCGGGCAGGCTTCTGGCCTCCTCGGCCAGATACCGCGTCACCATCCCCGCAAGGATTGGGGTCGACTTCAAGGCGGGCGAACCCGAGTAGTTCTGGCCGGAGACGAACACCGGGTATCTGAGGGCCGAGGTGTAGTGCACCAGCGATGCCGCTCGGACGAATAGGTCGCTGCAGGACGTGATCCCGAGCCACTTCGCGACGCCGACATGGTCGAGTATGTCGACGAGGTTCGATCGCATCAGACCCGAGAAGGACGCTGTCTCCTTCGCGGCCTTGTCGGCCACTTCGATCGGCGCTCCCGGCTTGAGCTGCCGGGAGGCTTCGACCAATGCGTTTACCGCCTGCTGGCGGCCGGGCGTGAGGCCGACCAGCACGATGCGCGCTGCGGGATTGAGGTGATCGAACGGCGCGTAGCTGACCTGAATGGGGCCGGCGGTTTCAAGGACCAGGCGCCCGCTCAGCGTGGGATCCGAGGTGATGTCGGAAGCAGTGGCTGCGGCGAGGAGCGGGGCGAACTTCGGGAGGAGCGAATCCATGGTGTCAAACGGCTTCCAAATCTGGGTCTGACGCACTTGCGATGACGATCAGGCGGCCCCGAGGAGGCGTGCTTCGAGGCGATCGAGCTTTGCGCGCCCGTACATTTGCCGCTTCACCAGCTTCAGCTTGTTCACTTGGCCCTCCGTCTGGCCGTTTGACCAAGGCTCAGAGATCGCGCCCCGAACCGCGGATGCGTCCCTTGGTATGCCGCGAGCAAATGAGACCAGCAGTGTCGACTCGGCATCCTGGATCCAAGACGCGAGATCATCGACTGCTCGGCTGCGGATCATGGAATGAAACCGGTCGATCAGCTCTCTCGCCTCGGCCAGAGTGGGCACTCCGGCTTCGATCGCGGCGATCATGACCGTCTCCGCTTTCGACATATGATCTCGCTTCAGCGTCATCAGACGCGCAATGGTCCTTGCGGATGGAATCTTACGAAGATCGGATCCCGAGATCTGCTCCGATCGCCTGCGCCGCGTGGCCCATTCGCCGATGACGCGGAGCGATCCCATGAACCCCTGGCTTCGGAGACGACGCCAGAGTTCGGCGCTGTTCCGGCAGCCTGCTTCCCATTGAGCGTCGAGATAGGGAAGGTGCGGGTCGAGTGACCCCTGCCGCGTCCGGAACACATCGGTGCGCTCGCCCCGGATGATCTGGCGAACCAGCTTCCGGCTCCGCCCCGTTCGCCGTACGATCTCCTTGATCGCGAGGCCGTCGGCCGCAAGACCGGCGACCACCCGGTTCGTCTCTTCCCGCCGCAGGTAACCTTCGTACTGGATCCGCTCGGCCGAAGTCAGGAGCTTCGGGTCGACCGTCATCGCTCCGAGCGCGGCGCGGATCGGCTGCATCGATGTCCTCGCCGCGTCGAGAAAAGCCGAGCTGGCATTCTCCATCAGGTGCCATCTGTCCGCGACATGAACGACCTCCGGCAACGCGAGCGTTGCGGCCTCACCATACCCGCCACCCCGATCGCGAGAGACGATCCGGATCTCGCGGTGATCGGCGAGCCATGCCGCGACTGTGGCGATCTCCCGGTCAGGCAGCAGTTTGACAATCCGCCGCCGATCGAGGTCGCAGAGGATCGAGCCGTAACGGTGGCTCGGGCGGAATGCGAAGTCGTCGATGCCGACCGCCGTCAGACGATCACTGCACTGTCTCGCCCGGCGCCGGACGACACGTAGCAAGGTGTCGTTGCTGACCGGCATCATCAAGCGCTTGGCGAAACTCGCGGCCGGACGACCACCGAGCGCCAGACCGAGATGATGGACGATGCACTCCATCCGGCCCGTGCGCCGCGCCCGCTCCGGAACAGCCTCACCGAAGCGCTCGGCGAAGATCTTGCTCCGGCAGGTGCCAACGTCGCAACGAAACCGGCGCGTGATCAACCTGAGCGGGACCGGCCGTCCCACCAACGGTAGGTCGGCCACACACCGAACATACCGACTATGCACCTGCCGGGAAGGCAATGAGCTGGAGGGACATACCGCCTGCCTACTCCGGGCCGATGCGGTTACCACGAGGCCCCAGTCAACGGCTTCGAAGCGCTCGACCGTGAACCCGGGCGGAATGAGCGACGACAGCGAAATGGCTGTAGGCAGGGCGACCTCCGTCAGAAATCGCCAATCCGCTCCTAAACTGCATCGGATCTGAGTCAGACCCAAGATTGCACGCCCAAATACATCATAGGGGATGTCCACATAATGCCAGCGCGCCGTTTCCGGATGGGACAGCCGGTACTCGTCCGCAAAGAGCGCCGCGGTCGCCAGCGGGGCACCCGATAACATCGCGCGGATCGCGCTCCGCGCTTCCGGGCTCAACCGGCTTTCGGCCAGCTGCGCCACGATCACATGACCTTGCGGTCCCCAAGCCCATGCCGGCGATGTCTAAAACCAGAAGGCCGCCGCCCACAAGGCAAGTCGCTTCATGGTGCCCCCCGGTCTGCCTGCTCGTAATCGGCACCCTAACACGGCGCTGCTACTTTGGCGGGGATATTGGCATCTCCCGCGCTACCAGGCGGGCCGGGCTGTCGTCGCACCGAACCCTTCCAGTTTCGGCCCTCCGGCTTCCATCCCTGATGCTTGTCTTAGCGCCGCTGACAGCGGCAATCGGCGGCTGACGGCCGTCCTTAGGGCTCTGCCCTCGGCGCGCTGCAAAGCGCCTTCCGCCCAGCTTCCTTCAGCCTTCGGCTTTCGTGCAGCCGGTTCCCCGCGAAGGCGCTTGCTCCGCTTGCCCACCCGCTACTCGCCGCGAGGCAGGGGTTCAGGACCGGGCCTGAACCCGCCTTCGACGGAGAGAAAAATGACCAAACAGACCAACAAGGAAGCCTCCGTACCCGCGTCACCAACCGCATCGCGGCCGACCTTCAATAGAGCGTACGGCCGCGGTTGAGCCGGGGGCGATAGGCAACACCGAGAGCCGCGAACTCAACCAAGTCGCTGCTGAGCCGGCACATCCTTCCGATTAAATCAGCCCGGGTTCCACAATAGGCGAGGTAGACACAAGGAGCTTACAAATAAAACGCTTAACACGACACACCCAATTCGCTATCTCTGTAGTTGTAAAGTAAAATTGCATACCGGCACACAAAAGTTGTCCGTACGCCATCCCACCTGGATGATCCCATCATTATAGAAAAGAAGGTTCCTGATATGGATAAAAAAACATCATGGGGTAGCGAAATGGAATTGTCGCCGCCCCCTGCGCCGTCGGCGCCTCACCACTTATATGCCGACTTTTTCCATGTCAAAAAGATTATCAAAAGAACTGAAAAACCGGTGCTCTCAGGAATTCATGGGCCGGCCATGCGTCGGAACGGCACGGACGAAATCCGCTTCCTGTTCAATCAAATGCCACCGCTGCTCGATGGTCGCTTCCTTCTCTTCGGATGTTCTCCGTTCCTGGACCAGAACGAAGCGACCGCTGGCTCCTATGTGATTGCACTGCCACCGCCGGCGAAACCCGATTTTTCAATCGGCGTATTCTCGGAAGGCGTCGCCACCAAGATGGGTGTGGCTTGGCGGGAGAACGAGTGCTTTGCCGGGCGCATGCACTGGCCCTTCGGCTTCAAACACGACGAGGGAATGATCGTACTTCTATTGGTCCAGCCTTATTGATGCATACCGGCGGCTAACTCGCCGCGATCACGATGAGACCACAGCGTCAGTTTGAATGAGAGCGGATCGGCGGGACCGAATCGAAGGAAGGCGCAGGCCAAACCGGAGAGCCGATCCCGCCGATCCGAGGCAATTCGTTCTTCAGGCGTTATTCCCTGCCGTCCTCGAGGACGAGCCGGAAAGGCTTCGCGTTACGGGGCTGTTCCCCCTGGTCCTCGGCTTCAGTCGGTTGATCTTCGCCCGGTTCGTCGATCGCCAGGATCTGCCGACGGTCGCGTCCTTCTTGGACCAGGTTGGGAACTCGATCGTGGCGCGCTGCCCGGATGGAGTGCCATTCGACGCCGTTGTCCTGCTGCCAAGCGAGATCGGTTTGGGACGTCAGTCTGGCGCTATTGTTGCTGACCACCACTATCGGGTGGCCGCTGGCTTCGATCGGACGGTCGAGCTCTCGGACTACACGAAGACCGGACAGCGAACTGTCGACCACCAGGGCCAGGCACTCCCGCGTGAAGTCGTCGACGACCACTAGGGCCCGGAACCGTCTTCCGTCGGCGAGCACGTCGGAGACGAAGTCCAGGCTCCAGCGCTGGTTCTGTCCTTGCGGCAGCGCCGTCGGAGCCCGTGTCCCCAGAGCCCGCTTGCGACTGCCGCGCCGGCGCACGGTTAGCCGCCCCTCCTTGTAGAGGCGGAACAGCTTCTTCTGGTTCAGCTCAATCCCTTCCCGGCGCAAGAGGATCAACAGGCGCCTGTAGCCGAACCGCCGACGCTCTCGCGCCAAGCCCTTCAGCCGCTCGCGCAGAGCGCCGTCGTCCGGCCGCTTCGAGGCATAGCGGTAGGTCTTCGGCTCCAGGCCGACCAGCCCGCAGGCACGCCGCTGCGAGTAACCTTTCTCCGTGATCGCCTGGGCCACGAATTGCCTCCGGGAACTGGGCGTCAGAACCGTCAGCAGGCTCACGCGAACCCATGGCGTTCGCATGCTTCCAGTCCGAGCGCCTCACGAAACGTCGACACATCGAGCATCGATTCCGCCAGAGCCTCTTCAGCTTGGCGTTCTCCTCCTCGAGTGCCTTCAGCCGCTTGGCCTCGGACACTTCCTCCAGGCGTACTTCGATGCCACGTGTGGAAGGTCGCGTCGGAGATCCCGTGCTTGCGGCAGAGGTTGGCGACACCGATCCCCGCCTGGTGCTCCTTCAGGATCCCGATGATCTGTTCCTCGCTGAACCGGCTCTTGCGCATTCTCCGCCTCCTCGTCGACGGATCCTAGCTTCTGAGCGAGAACATTTCAGGGGGCAAGGTGAGCCCGCTTCGTCGAGTGTTAGGATCTCGCGACAGTGTTTGCTGCCAAATCGCCGCAGTAGAGGCCATAGGCATTCTACACAAGGACCTTTTTGTCGATCACCGAGATCACGCTGCCCGTTCGCGTGACTTTTGCGGGCTTAACATTCGGTCTAGGAGTCGCCTATCACGCCAACTGTCAAATCAGGGCGGCGGCAACGCTAGCTGCCTACCGTCCTGACACGTAAGCTAATGCAGTTCGCGCCGGATTGCGGCTATCTTAATACAACCATGTAAAAGCAGCGACGCACCCCCTCCACCGGGTACTGGAATGTGGGTGTGTTCGGCCGCTCTGTGACCAGCTGACCGCGTTCGCGGAGCACCTTGGCAGCATCGGTCAGTTCACTCACGGTGAGACGAAGAGCTCGCCGTGCCGTTTCACCCCTGACGAGCGCCCAGAGGTTGCGCTTTTGTTCCAGGCGAATGAAATCGGCGCCCTCCGCCTCCTTCCAAGCTAACTCGGTCGAATAGTCGACAGGTCGGCGGTCCGGATCGGAAAGCCAGGTAATGAGCCGCTTTGCGTTGCGCTCGCCGATCTGCGCTCGGTCGGCGCTCTTCGCGAGAGCTGTAGACGCGCATCGGCCAACGGCCCGGAGCAGCCGTTCCTTTGCCCAAGGGACCGTACCCATGTCGATAGCCAAACGACCTGCAGCGTAGACATGCGCGAACGCATCAAGCGTTCGGTTCTGTACGCTGTTGAGACCAGCAAACTCATTCCGCAGCATAAACGCGGCCTTGTAGGTCTTTAGGCGCTCAGTGGCCTTAACGCGGTGCATTATCAGCAGGCGAACGAAGGCCTCCAATGCCGTGCCATGCTGTTGGGCGACGGCAGCCTCGACCTTTTTGACGAATAGCTTCGCCCACTCGGCCCGCGCCTCCACCGCTACGTCCTCGGGGAACATGTCAACGATTCCAAAGAAACTGCTGTCCGCGGGCTTTACGAACACGTCAATCAACCGGACGGCTGATCCGGTCGTGCGGTGACGGGGCCGGTTCTGATCCTCTTCCGTGGACAGGACGAGGGAGCGGAAGCGACGCGACGCTATGCCGTTTTTCGTCTCGTAGACTTTGCCACGCAGTTTAGGGGAACCGCTGGACAGAACGTAGGACATGGTCTCCATAACCGCCGGGCGACTGGCGGCGGGAACGTCTTCCAGCGAGTCTAACGTGAAAGGCAGGTCGGAATTCGCCTGCGCCCTCTCCTCCAGTCCTGTAACTGTTGCGTTCCATTTTCCCGTGAAGGTCGAGCCGAATACAGACGCTGCGGCCAGCAGCGCGGTGGATTTTCCACTACTTGATTTCCCGAAAAGATTAAATCCAAACCCACCTGCCTCAATGCCGAAGAGCTTGAGCGTCGGCGCGACGAACGTAGCCGAAATCAGGAACATCATCGCCGACGAATGGCAGGCTGCAGCGGCAACGTTGTTCTTCCACTCCTCTAGCGTTCCAGCCTGCGTCAGTACGGGCGTGTCCAGTCCGGGCAACACCGGTACTCTCCTTCCCG includes:
- a CDS encoding endonuclease/exonuclease/phosphatase family protein → MLRAVIAPLVVVATSGVASAFDLKVATWNLGWHVSKAEAADWIARCDAPFEEGPDGIWRPASTGTPGWALKWGRDARIEWAISARPPCDVYKDGSFDTVAVTTAAYDKRAVQIASIIKDGIDPDVIAFQEVSGAGAIREVLPGDDGDWNVCSFSGYKVQRLGFAWRKSLGDAVETCEPDDALSLPEVPDKDRVRPGLSLGLKVDGKLVRFLSVHLKSSCVSPLGAEGPDGRGALAGQDPACQVLQQQVAPLEAWIERKAAGAAAIVVLGDFNRNLPHEIAAGDQVRSDGSDPASPHPSGVKVASRIGEVDDGEPAAADLTLLEAHCPVTPDAEAACARLKTAKSRDDEAILRRWENLGCRNPIGLDHILVGSGVLSDGANKVPLGKRGRSLPADQNHLDPLLAVSDHCPLRAVVRF
- a CDS encoding DUF927 domain-containing protein encodes the protein MTVYVSKENITFQRIYVLPSGSHIVEISYPKMSGETGVAFVNFGDFRNPRKLGAELFDKGADGAFCEPSNIVAMEESLRTYAASEEGRANTIAILATGWSDDMTSFRLGDLELPSGRRVPVLPGLDTPVLTQAGTLEEWKNNVAAAACHSSAMMFLISATFVAPTLKLFGIEAGGFGFNLFGKSSSGKSTALLAAASVFGSTFTGKWNATVTGLEERAQANSDLPFTLDSLEDVPAASRPAVMETMSYVLSSGSPKLRGKVYETKNGIASRRFRSLVLSTEEDQNRPRHRTTGSAVRLIDVFVKPADSSFFGIVDMFPEDVAVEARAEWAKLFVKKVEAAVAQQHGTALEAFVRLLIMHRVKATERLKTYKAAFMLRNEFAGLNSVQNRTLDAFAHVYAAGRLAIDMGTVPWAKERLLRAVGRCASTALAKSADRAQIGERNAKRLITWLSDPDRRPVDYSTELAWKEAEGADFIRLEQKRNLWALVRGETARRALRLTVSELTDAAKVLRERGQLVTERPNTPTFQYPVEGVRRCFYMVVLR